In a genomic window of Vulpes vulpes isolate BD-2025 chromosome 6, VulVul3, whole genome shotgun sequence:
- the ERG28 gene encoding ergosterol biosynthetic protein 28 homolog isoform X4: protein MSRFLNVLRSWLVMVSIIAIGNTLQSFRDHTFLYEKLYTGKPDLVNGLQARTFGIWTLLSSVIRCLCAIDIHNKTFLNPGYASWAPVPRSRASLRTEEEKLRPASPPPRFRLLPLLSPSFIFPPLSFLLFCTILSPLTHC, encoded by the exons ATGAGCCGTTTCTTGAATGTGTTACGAAGCTGGCTGGTTATGGTGTCCATCATAGCCATAGGGAACACGCTGCAGAGCTTCCGAGACCACACCTTTCTCTATGAAAAGCTCTACACTGGCAAGCCGGATCTTG TGAATGGCCTCCAAGCTCGGACTTTTGGGATCTGGACACTGCTGTCATCAGTGATTCGCTGCCTCTGTGCCATCGACATCCACAACAAGAC gTTTCTCAATCCTGGGTATGCTAGTTGGGCTCCGGTACCTAGAAGTAGAGCCAGCCTCCggacagaagaagagaaactgaggccagcgTCACCACCTCCCAGATTTCGTCTTCTACCGTTACTGtccccttccttcatcttccctcctctttcatttcttcttttctgtaccATCCTGAGCCCCCTTACCCACTGCTAG
- the ERG28 gene encoding ergosterol biosynthetic protein 28 homolog isoform X1 translates to MSRFLNVLRSWLVMVSIIAIGNTLQSFRDHTFLYEKLYTGKPDLVNGLQARTFGIWTLLSSVIRCLCAIDIHNKTYAVPHHTLDLPPRPGALPLRAVCLWDCSSHDWRPGTPDGGKFLNPGYASWAPVPRSRASLRTEEEKLRPASPPPRFRLLPLLSPSFIFPPLSFLLFCTILSPLTHC, encoded by the exons ATGAGCCGTTTCTTGAATGTGTTACGAAGCTGGCTGGTTATGGTGTCCATCATAGCCATAGGGAACACGCTGCAGAGCTTCCGAGACCACACCTTTCTCTATGAAAAGCTCTACACTGGCAAGCCGGATCTTG TGAATGGCCTCCAAGCTCGGACTTTTGGGATCTGGACACTGCTGTCATCAGTGATTCGCTGCCTCTGTGCCATCGACATCCACAACAAGACGTAT GCTGTACCACATCACACTCTGGACCTTCCTCCTCGCCCTGGGGCACTTCCTCTCCGAGCTGTTTGTCTTTGGGACTGCAGCTCCCACGATTGGCGTCCTGGCACCCCTGATGGTGGCAA gTTTCTCAATCCTGGGTATGCTAGTTGGGCTCCGGTACCTAGAAGTAGAGCCAGCCTCCggacagaagaagagaaactgaggccagcgTCACCACCTCCCAGATTTCGTCTTCTACCGTTACTGtccccttccttcatcttccctcctctttcatttcttcttttctgtaccATCCTGAGCCCCCTTACCCACTGCTAG
- the ERG28 gene encoding ergosterol biosynthetic protein 28 homolog isoform X3: MSRFLNVLRSWLVMVSIIAIGNTLQSFRDHTFLYEKLYTGKPDLVNGLQARTFGIWTLLSSVIRCLCAIDIHNKTLYHITLWTFLLALGHFLSELFVFGTAAPTIGVLAPLMVASFSILGMLVGLRYLEVEPASGQKKRN, encoded by the exons ATGAGCCGTTTCTTGAATGTGTTACGAAGCTGGCTGGTTATGGTGTCCATCATAGCCATAGGGAACACGCTGCAGAGCTTCCGAGACCACACCTTTCTCTATGAAAAGCTCTACACTGGCAAGCCGGATCTTG TGAATGGCCTCCAAGCTCGGACTTTTGGGATCTGGACACTGCTGTCATCAGTGATTCGCTGCCTCTGTGCCATCGACATCCACAACAAGAC GCTGTACCACATCACACTCTGGACCTTCCTCCTCGCCCTGGGGCACTTCCTCTCCGAGCTGTTTGTCTTTGGGACTGCAGCTCCCACGATTGGCGTCCTGGCACCCCTGATGGTGGCAA gTTTCTCAATCCTGGGTATGCTAGTTGGGCTCCGGTACCTAGAAGTAGAGCCAGCCTCCggacagaagaagagaaactga